Proteins encoded by one window of Mycolicibacterium cosmeticum:
- the htrA gene encoding serine protease HtrA produces the protein MTNQDPSGDRPRLAPRPVSRPPVDPAAQRAFGRPAGFDGSFLAADKYQDQGEYTPRDQAPDPVLAEAFGRPYPGVDSLQRHPADAGALDAERDGDGPDIAADPWRDPAAGAALGAPAVTPAGPTVVTAPQGKLGVRDVLFGGRVSFVALAILAIVALVIGFAGGWVGRKTAEVVEAFTTSKVTLETSDNPQSPPGRFAKVAAAVADSVVTIEAVSDQEGSQGSGVVVDGRGYIVTNNHVISEAATNPSKFKISVVFNDGKEVPANLVGRDPKTDLAVLKVDNVDNLTVARMGDSDKLTVGEEVIAAGAPLGLRSTVTQGIISALHRPVPLSGEGSDTDTVIDGVQTDASINHGNSGGPLINMNSEVIGINTAGKSLSDSASGLGFAIPVNEVKDVVQALIEAGKISHPTLGLSARSVSNDVASGAQVANVKAGGPAEKAGILENDVVVKVGGRNVADADEFVVAVRQLKIGQEAPIEVVRDGRHVTLMVTPTGDNPT, from the coding sequence GTGACCAATCAGGACCCCTCCGGCGACCGGCCCCGGCTGGCACCGCGCCCGGTCTCGCGTCCCCCGGTGGACCCGGCGGCGCAGCGCGCGTTCGGCCGGCCCGCCGGTTTCGACGGCTCCTTCCTGGCCGCGGACAAGTACCAGGACCAGGGTGAGTACACCCCCAGGGACCAGGCACCCGACCCGGTGCTGGCCGAGGCGTTCGGGCGGCCCTACCCGGGTGTCGACTCGCTGCAGCGCCATCCCGCCGACGCCGGCGCACTGGACGCCGAACGCGATGGTGACGGCCCCGACATAGCAGCCGACCCCTGGCGCGATCCCGCGGCGGGCGCGGCCCTCGGTGCGCCCGCGGTGACGCCGGCCGGGCCCACCGTCGTCACGGCCCCGCAGGGCAAGCTCGGTGTGCGCGATGTGCTGTTCGGCGGCCGGGTGTCCTTCGTGGCGCTGGCCATCCTGGCCATCGTCGCGCTGGTCATCGGTTTCGCCGGTGGCTGGGTGGGCCGCAAGACCGCCGAGGTGGTCGAGGCGTTCACCACCTCCAAGGTCACCTTGGAAACCAGTGACAATCCGCAGAGCCCGCCCGGGCGGTTCGCGAAAGTGGCTGCGGCCGTGGCTGATTCGGTGGTCACCATCGAGGCGGTCAGTGACCAGGAGGGCTCGCAGGGCTCCGGCGTGGTGGTCGACGGGCGTGGCTACATCGTCACCAACAACCACGTGATCTCCGAAGCGGCGACCAATCCGAGCAAATTCAAGATCTCCGTCGTCTTCAACGACGGCAAGGAAGTGCCGGCCAACCTGGTCGGTCGCGATCCCAAGACCGACCTGGCGGTGCTCAAGGTCGACAACGTCGACAATCTGACCGTCGCGCGGATGGGTGACTCGGACAAGCTCACCGTCGGTGAAGAGGTGATCGCCGCCGGCGCACCCCTCGGCCTGCGCAGCACGGTCACCCAGGGCATCATCAGCGCCCTGCACCGCCCGGTCCCGCTCTCGGGTGAGGGCTCCGACACCGACACCGTCATCGACGGCGTGCAGACCGACGCGTCGATCAACCACGGCAACTCCGGCGGCCCGCTGATCAACATGAACTCCGAGGTGATCGGCATCAACACGGCCGGCAAGTCGCTGTCCGACAGCGCCAGCGGGCTGGGCTTCGCGATCCCGGTCAACGAGGTCAAGGACGTCGTGCAGGCGCTCATCGAGGCCGGCAAGATCTCGCACCCGACGCTGGGCCTGAGCGCCCGGTCGGTGAGCAACGATGTCGCCTCGGGCGCGCAGGTGGCCAACGTCAAGGCCGGGGGCCCCGCCGAGAAGGCCGGCATTTTGGAGAACGACGTGGTGGTCAAGGTCGGCGGCCGCAATGTCGCCGACGCCGACGAGTTCGTCGTCGCGGTGCGCCAGCTCAAGATCGGGCAGGAAGCGCCGATCGAGGTGGTTCGCGACGGCCGGCACGTGACGCT
- the rseA gene encoding anti-sigma E factor RseA — MVDPGDVFRRAFSWLPTQFASQSSEPVGPRRFRSTEHLSTEAIAAFVDGELRMTAHLRAGHHLSLCPTCAAEVDAQRQARAALRDSCPISIPTSLLGLLSQIPDENPREATVDERSAEFADEPVRPRRKRR, encoded by the coding sequence ATGGTCGACCCCGGGGACGTGTTCCGGCGCGCTTTCTCCTGGTTGCCCACCCAGTTCGCGTCGCAGAGCAGCGAGCCGGTGGGTCCGCGCCGGTTCCGCTCCACCGAACACCTCTCCACCGAGGCCATCGCGGCGTTCGTCGACGGTGAGCTGCGGATGACGGCGCACCTGCGGGCGGGCCACCATCTGTCGCTGTGCCCGACCTGCGCGGCCGAGGTGGATGCCCAGCGCCAGGCCCGCGCCGCTTTGCGGGACTCCTGCCCGATCTCCATACCGACCTCACTGCTTGGCCTGTTATCGCAGATCCCGGACGAAAACCCGAGAGAAGCGACGGTCGACGAGAGGTCCGCGGAGTTCGCTGACGAGCCGGTCCGGCCCCGCCGCAAGCGCCGGTAG
- the sigE gene encoding RNA polymerase sigma factor SigE, which translates to MNIGGSWHSGNSDFDGRVPKGTEQSPETDGCHSDTEDLTNTTTRLATPVSMPHLEQYTDGDWVEPSDELTGTAVFDATGDKAAMPSWDELVRQHADRVYRLAYRLSGNQQDAEDLTQETFIRVFRSVHNYQAGTFEGWLHRITTNLFLDMVRRRTRIRMEALPEDYDRVPAEDPNPEQIFHDSRLGPDLQAALDSLPPEFRAAVVLCDIEGLSYEEIGATLGVKLGTVRSRIHRGRQALREYLAKHSDTLPTSA; encoded by the coding sequence ATGAACATCGGCGGAAGCTGGCACTCGGGGAATAGCGATTTCGACGGTCGCGTTCCCAAAGGCACCGAGCAGTCGCCGGAGACGGATGGCTGCCACAGCGACACGGAGGATCTGACGAACACCACCACGCGCCTGGCCACACCGGTCTCGATGCCGCACCTTGAGCAGTACACGGACGGCGACTGGGTCGAGCCCTCGGACGAGCTGACCGGGACGGCGGTATTCGACGCCACCGGTGACAAAGCCGCCATGCCGTCGTGGGACGAGCTCGTCCGCCAGCACGCCGACCGCGTCTACCGGCTGGCCTACCGCTTGTCGGGTAACCAGCAGGACGCCGAGGACCTGACCCAGGAAACCTTCATCAGGGTGTTCCGCTCGGTGCACAACTACCAGGCCGGCACCTTCGAAGGCTGGCTGCACCGCATCACCACGAACCTGTTCCTGGACATGGTCCGCCGGCGCACCCGCATCCGCATGGAAGCCCTGCCCGAGGACTACGACCGGGTGCCGGCCGAGGACCCGAACCCCGAGCAGATCTTCCACGATTCGCGTCTGGGCCCGGACCTGCAGGCGGCGCTGGATTCGCTGCCGCCGGAGTTCCGCGCGGCCGTCGTCCTGTGCGATATCGAAGGTCTGTCCTACGAGGAAATCGGTGCCACGCTGGGCGTCAAGCTCGGCACCGTGCGCAGCCGCATCCACCGTGGACGCCAGGCACTGCGCGAATACCTGGCCAAGCACTCCGATACCCTGCCGACGTCCGCCTGA
- a CDS encoding O-methyltransferase — MTSTDDAAQRAQAIVAHAEGSITEDDVTAAARERAVDSGAGAVTPAVGALLSVLARLTGAKAVVEVGTGAGVSGLWLLAGMREDGVLTTIDIEPEYQRLAKQAFVEAGVGPSRTRLIAGRAQEVLTRLADESYDLVFIDAAPTDQPAYVAEAVRLLRPGGAVVVHRAALGGRAGDASASDPEVSAVREAARLIAEDERFTPVLVPLGDGLLAAARD, encoded by the coding sequence ATGACCAGCACCGACGACGCCGCTCAGCGCGCCCAGGCGATCGTCGCCCATGCCGAGGGCTCGATCACCGAGGACGACGTCACGGCCGCGGCCCGGGAACGCGCCGTCGACAGCGGTGCCGGTGCCGTCACCCCGGCCGTCGGCGCCCTGCTGAGTGTGCTGGCCCGGTTGACCGGCGCGAAAGCCGTGGTCGAGGTGGGCACCGGGGCGGGCGTCAGCGGCCTGTGGCTGCTCGCCGGGATGCGCGAAGACGGCGTGCTGACCACCATCGACATCGAGCCGGAGTATCAGCGGCTGGCCAAGCAGGCCTTCGTCGAGGCCGGCGTGGGGCCGTCGCGCACTCGGTTGATCGCCGGCCGCGCTCAGGAAGTGCTGACCCGACTGGCCGACGAATCCTATGACCTGGTGTTCATCGACGCGGCGCCCACGGATCAGCCGGCCTATGTGGCCGAGGCCGTCCGGTTGCTGCGCCCGGGCGGTGCGGTCGTGGTGCACCGCGCCGCGCTCGGTGGCCGTGCCGGGGATGCGTCGGCCAGCGATCCTGAGGTGAGCGCCGTGCGTGAAGCCGCCCGGCTGATCGCCGAGGACGAGCGGTTCACCCCGGTGCTGGTGCCGCTGGGTGACGGGCTGCTGGCCGCCGCCCGCGACTAG
- a CDS encoding TetR/AcrR family transcriptional regulator: protein MRSVDDLTAAARIRDAAIEQFGQHGFGTSVRAIAAAAGVSPGLVIHHYGSKDKLRLACDEYIAAAILETKSETIQSTDPASWFAQLAEIESFAPAMAYLVRSMQAGGDLSNTLWRKMIDNVEQYIDEGVRAGTVKPSRNPKARARFLALTGGGAFLMYLQLHDNPTDLRAVLHDYAQEMVLPALEVYTQGLLTDSTMYDAFVAQEEQGLPIVTSPEGNN, encoded by the coding sequence ATGCGTTCAGTCGACGATCTGACGGCGGCGGCCCGAATCCGCGACGCCGCGATCGAACAGTTCGGTCAGCACGGCTTCGGAACCAGCGTGCGGGCCATCGCCGCCGCCGCCGGGGTGAGCCCCGGGCTGGTGATCCACCACTACGGCTCCAAGGACAAGCTGCGCCTCGCGTGCGACGAATACATCGCGGCAGCGATCCTGGAGACCAAAAGCGAGACCATCCAGAGCACCGACCCAGCCAGTTGGTTCGCCCAGTTGGCCGAGATCGAATCCTTCGCACCGGCGATGGCCTACCTGGTACGGTCCATGCAGGCCGGCGGCGATCTATCGAACACGTTGTGGCGCAAGATGATCGACAACGTCGAGCAGTACATCGACGAAGGGGTCCGGGCCGGCACCGTAAAGCCGAGCCGGAACCCCAAGGCGCGCGCCCGATTCCTGGCGCTGACCGGCGGCGGCGCCTTCCTGATGTATCTGCAACTGCACGACAACCCCACCGATCTGCGGGCGGTGCTGCACGACTACGCCCAGGAGATGGTGTTGCCGGCCCTGGAGGTCTACACCCAGGGGCTGCTCACCGACTCCACCATGTACGACGCGTTCGTCGCGCAGGAGGAACAGGGACTGCCCATCGTCACCTCTCCGGAAGGAAACAACTGA
- a CDS encoding ABC transporter ATP-binding protein produces the protein MTQNAIEIRGLAKSFGAARALDGLDLTVAHGEVHGFLGPNGAGKSTTIRTLLGLVRADAGTVRLLGGDPWSDAVELHRDIAYVPGDVTLWPSLTGGETIDLLARMRGGIDDRRRAELIDRFALDPSKKARTYSKGNRQKVSLISAFASHARLLLLDEPSTGLDPLMENIFQQCVREANHRGTTVLLSSHILAETEALCDRLTIIRAGRTVETGTLDSMRHLSRTSITAEMLRHPGDLSLIPGVVDVSLDGSTLRAEVDSESLGRVIKVLGDAGVRSLVSRPPTLEDLFLRHYDVVHS, from the coding sequence ATGACGCAGAATGCCATCGAAATACGAGGACTGGCCAAGAGTTTCGGCGCGGCACGGGCACTGGACGGCCTCGACCTCACCGTCGCCCACGGCGAGGTGCACGGCTTCCTGGGGCCGAACGGCGCGGGTAAGTCCACCACCATCCGCACCCTGCTCGGCCTGGTGCGCGCCGACGCCGGCACCGTCCGCCTGCTGGGCGGCGACCCATGGTCCGATGCCGTCGAATTGCACCGCGATATCGCCTACGTACCCGGTGATGTCACCCTGTGGCCGTCACTGACCGGCGGTGAGACCATCGACCTGCTGGCCCGGATGCGCGGCGGTATCGACGACCGCCGGCGTGCCGAGCTGATCGACCGATTCGCCCTCGACCCGTCCAAAAAGGCCAGGACCTACTCGAAAGGCAACCGGCAGAAGGTCTCCCTGATCTCGGCGTTCGCCTCCCACGCCAGGCTGTTGCTGCTGGACGAACCCAGCACCGGCCTGGACCCGTTGATGGAGAACATCTTCCAGCAATGCGTGCGCGAAGCGAACCATCGCGGCACCACCGTGCTGCTGTCCAGTCACATCCTCGCCGAGACGGAGGCGCTGTGTGACCGGCTCACCATCATCCGCGCCGGGCGCACCGTCGAAACCGGAACCCTGGACTCGATGCGACACCTGTCCCGCACCTCGATCACCGCCGAGATGCTGCGCCACCCCGGCGATCTCAGCCTCATCCCCGGTGTGGTGGACGTCAGCCTGGACGGCAGCACGCTGCGCGCCGAGGTCGACAGCGAAAGCCTCGGCCGGGTGATCAAGGTGCTCGGCGACGCCGGAGTGCGCAGCCTGGTCAGCCGGCCGCCAACCCTGGAGGACCTTTTCCTGCGACATTACGACGTGGTGCACTCATGA
- a CDS encoding ABC transporter permease, giving the protein MTLLDRPALRASNFTGTTSLLRLYLRRDRVVLPLWVLLLSIPVSTVYVGSTEAVYPTAADRATFAATIMASPAQRALYGNIYDESVGAVGVWKAGMFHLLIAVAVILTVIRHTRGDEESGRTELLDSTAVGRYAALTATLVLTGTASVLTGLLSTAGLLTLDIPPTGSVAFGTTLAASGLVFTAVAAVTAQLSSSARFARGAAFSALGAAFTVRAVGDASGTEGGVLSWLSPLGWSLQVRPFAGDRWWVLLLHLALTVALIVLAYRLLARRDVGAGLFAERPGAPAAGPSLSGAFGLALRLDRGALLLWTVGLCLYGLVIGSVVHGIADEVGDSAVARDVVVRLGGSAAMEEAFVAVAFTMLAMIASAFAISLTLRLHQEEAEQRAEALLSGSVSRIRWLASHLVFAVVGSAAALLIAGMVAGLTYGAAAGDIGGKLATVLTAAAVQLPAVWLLVAVTVAIFGLTPRFTPLAWGVLVGFIALFLLGSLSGFPQVLLDLEPFAHIPHPGALTATPLVWLLVIDAALVVFGVAAFRRRDLR; this is encoded by the coding sequence ATGACCCTCCTGGACCGGCCCGCACTGCGCGCCTCGAATTTCACCGGAACCACCAGCCTGCTGCGCCTTTATCTACGCCGCGACCGCGTGGTGCTCCCGCTGTGGGTGCTGCTGCTTTCGATACCGGTGTCGACGGTGTACGTCGGCAGCACCGAGGCCGTGTATCCCACCGCGGCCGACCGGGCCACCTTCGCCGCCACCATCATGGCCAGCCCGGCCCAACGCGCCCTGTACGGCAACATCTACGACGAATCCGTCGGCGCCGTGGGCGTCTGGAAGGCCGGGATGTTCCACCTGCTCATCGCGGTGGCCGTCATCCTCACCGTCATCCGGCACACCCGCGGCGACGAGGAATCCGGCCGCACGGAGCTGCTCGACTCGACCGCCGTCGGCCGGTACGCCGCGCTGACGGCCACCCTGGTGCTCACCGGCACGGCATCGGTGCTGACAGGCCTGCTGAGCACCGCCGGTCTGCTGACCCTCGACATCCCGCCGACCGGGTCCGTCGCCTTCGGCACCACCCTGGCCGCCTCCGGCTTGGTGTTCACGGCGGTGGCCGCCGTCACCGCGCAGTTGTCGTCGAGCGCCCGATTCGCGCGTGGCGCAGCCTTTTCCGCACTCGGTGCGGCATTCACCGTGCGCGCGGTCGGGGATGCCTCCGGCACCGAGGGCGGTGTGTTGAGTTGGCTGTCGCCGTTGGGCTGGTCGTTGCAGGTGCGCCCGTTCGCCGGTGACCGCTGGTGGGTGTTGCTGCTGCATCTGGCGCTCACCGTGGCACTGATCGTCCTGGCCTACCGGCTGTTGGCCCGACGCGACGTGGGCGCCGGATTGTTCGCCGAGCGGCCGGGAGCTCCGGCCGCCGGGCCGAGCCTGAGCGGCGCGTTCGGTCTGGCGCTGCGACTGGACCGCGGTGCGTTGCTGCTGTGGACCGTCGGGCTGTGCCTGTACGGCTTGGTGATCGGCAGCGTGGTGCACGGAATCGCCGACGAGGTGGGTGACAGTGCGGTGGCACGCGACGTGGTGGTGCGGTTGGGCGGCAGCGCCGCCATGGAAGAGGCGTTCGTGGCGGTGGCGTTCACCATGCTGGCGATGATCGCCTCGGCGTTCGCCATCTCGCTGACCCTGCGACTGCACCAGGAGGAAGCCGAGCAACGCGCCGAAGCGTTGTTGTCCGGGTCGGTCAGCCGGATTCGTTGGCTGGCAAGCCATCTGGTGTTCGCGGTGGTCGGCTCGGCCGCCGCCCTGTTGATCGCCGGCATGGTGGCGGGACTGACCTATGGCGCGGCGGCCGGCGATATCGGCGGCAAGCTGGCGACCGTGCTGACCGCTGCGGCGGTACAACTGCCCGCCGTGTGGTTGCTGGTGGCCGTCACGGTGGCGATCTTCGGACTGACACCGCGTTTCACCCCGCTGGCGTGGGGCGTGCTGGTCGGCTTCATCGCGCTGTTCCTACTGGGCTCGCTGTCGGGTTTCCCGCAGGTGCTGCTGGATCTGGAGCCCTTCGCCCACATCCCGCATCCCGGTGCCCTCACCGCCACACCCCTGGTGTGGCTCCTGGTCATCGACGCAGCGCTCGTCGTGTTCGGGGTCGCCGCGTTCCGCCGGAGGGACCTGCGATGA
- a CDS encoding methyltransferase family protein, which produces MKLAIQTVTSGLFGVLFFGVLLFLPAGTLNYWQAWVFIAIFLAATLGPSLYLAVTNPATLARRMHGGPTAETRPLQKVIITATFASVVVLTVVSALDHRFGWSQVPTAMVVVGNVLVVLGLVLAQAVILQNNYAGASIQVENEQPLVSTGLYGVVRHPMYSGALIMMFGMPLALDSYWGVLVTVLAVPILVLRILDEESLLRTELAGYDEYTRTIRYRIVPYVW; this is translated from the coding sequence ATGAAGCTCGCCATCCAGACCGTCACATCCGGGTTGTTCGGAGTGCTGTTTTTCGGGGTGTTGTTGTTTCTCCCCGCGGGCACCTTGAATTATTGGCAGGCTTGGGTTTTCATCGCGATCTTCCTGGCCGCCACCCTGGGACCCAGTCTCTATCTGGCGGTGACGAATCCGGCTACCCTGGCTCGGCGGATGCACGGCGGTCCCACCGCCGAGACCCGGCCGCTGCAGAAGGTGATCATCACGGCGACGTTCGCCTCGGTGGTGGTGCTGACGGTGGTGAGCGCGCTGGATCACCGGTTCGGCTGGTCGCAGGTGCCGACCGCGATGGTCGTTGTGGGCAATGTGCTGGTGGTGCTCGGCCTGGTGCTGGCGCAGGCGGTGATCCTGCAGAACAACTACGCTGGGGCCAGCATCCAGGTCGAGAATGAGCAGCCGCTGGTCTCCACGGGCCTGTACGGCGTTGTCCGCCACCCGATGTACTCCGGTGCGCTGATCATGATGTTCGGTATGCCGCTGGCGCTGGACTCCTACTGGGGTGTGCTCGTCACCGTGCTGGCGGTGCCGATCTTGGTGCTGCGCATTCTCGACGAGGAGTCGCTGCTGCGGACCGAACTGGCCGGCTATGACGAATACACCCGGACGATCCGCTATCGCATCGTGCCCTATGTCTGGTGA
- a CDS encoding DUF4126 domain-containing protein: MELLTGFGLATAAGLNAYIPLLALGLLSRFTDLVSLPAGWSWLENGWVLAIVTVLLLVEIVADKVPALDSVNDTIQTFVRPTSGGIVFGSGTAAQTAAIPDPGAFAGSGQWIPVVIGVVTALVVSLTKTAVRPVANIGSAGMAAPVLSTAEDVVSVGLVFSAVLVPVLIVVALLVLAVVVIQVWRWRRRRKAAG; this comes from the coding sequence GTGGAACTGCTGACCGGATTCGGGCTGGCGACCGCCGCGGGGCTGAACGCCTATATCCCGCTGCTGGCGCTGGGGCTGCTGTCGCGGTTCACCGATCTGGTCAGCCTGCCGGCCGGCTGGTCCTGGCTGGAGAACGGCTGGGTGCTGGCGATCGTGACGGTGCTGCTGCTCGTCGAGATCGTGGCCGACAAGGTCCCCGCCCTCGACTCGGTCAACGACACCATCCAGACCTTCGTACGGCCCACCTCCGGTGGCATCGTGTTCGGCTCCGGCACCGCGGCCCAGACCGCCGCCATCCCCGACCCGGGCGCGTTCGCCGGTTCCGGTCAGTGGATTCCGGTGGTGATCGGGGTCGTCACCGCGCTGGTGGTGTCACTGACGAAGACGGCGGTGCGCCCGGTCGCCAATATCGGCTCGGCGGGGATGGCCGCCCCGGTGTTGAGCACCGCCGAGGACGTCGTCAGTGTCGGGCTGGTGTTCAGCGCCGTGCTGGTGCCGGTGCTGATCGTGGTGGCCCTGCTCGTGCTGGCGGTGGTGGTGATCCA